In one window of Bradyrhizobium sp. AZCC 1721 DNA:
- a CDS encoding energy transducer TonB: MFSSLAVLCVYAGLTATLATWRDVDDTVAAEPSGAIVVDLAPLAAAPATTPTDIAPGPEQVMSEAQPVAKSDETPPDETPELPPAANPDAAALQSKPQPDVTQQQAAAATTSAPPAINERIAPVAVAPTQGVPNDKNSEAVVTWRTQVLALVEKNKRYPEAARSRREQGTAQVSFTLDRKGMVVSARVTQSSGSGALDEEALALLKRAQPFPSPPAMFPGEFVVVRQPIRFTVK; the protein is encoded by the coding sequence ATGTTCAGCAGCCTCGCGGTGCTGTGCGTCTATGCCGGATTGACTGCCACGCTCGCCACCTGGCGCGATGTGGATGACACGGTGGCTGCCGAACCTTCGGGCGCGATCGTGGTCGACCTAGCACCGTTGGCCGCAGCACCAGCGACGACGCCGACCGACATTGCGCCCGGCCCGGAGCAGGTGATGTCGGAGGCGCAGCCGGTGGCGAAGTCCGATGAAACGCCGCCCGATGAAACGCCCGAGTTGCCGCCCGCTGCCAATCCGGACGCGGCTGCTTTGCAGAGCAAGCCGCAGCCTGACGTGACGCAGCAGCAGGCGGCGGCCGCCACGACATCAGCACCACCCGCGATCAACGAACGGATCGCACCGGTCGCCGTTGCGCCGACCCAGGGTGTGCCGAATGACAAGAATTCGGAGGCCGTCGTGACATGGCGAACCCAGGTCCTTGCTTTGGTTGAAAAGAACAAGCGGTATCCGGAAGCAGCGCGGTCGCGGCGCGAGCAAGGGACGGCGCAGGTGTCGTTTACGCTTGATCGCAAGGGAATGGTTGTCAGCGCGCGTGTAACTCAAAGTTCGGGATCCGGCGCCCTTGACGAGGAAGCGCTCGCGCTCCTCAAGCGCGCGCAGCCCTTCCCTTCGCCGCCCGCAATGTTTCCCGGCGAATTCGTTGTCGTGAGGCAGCCGATCCGCTTCACGGTCAAATAG
- the exbD gene encoding TonB system transport protein ExbD encodes MAASLNQGNGDLAEVHEINVTPFIDVILVLLIIFMVAAPLATVDIAVDLPASNAQPQPRPDKPVYLTVKPDLSLSVGNDTVERSALPGALDASTSGQKDTRIFLRADKLVPYGEVMQVMNMLRAAGYLKVALVGMEQASSP; translated from the coding sequence ATGGCCGCCAGCCTGAACCAAGGCAACGGCGATCTCGCCGAAGTCCATGAGATCAACGTGACGCCGTTCATCGACGTCATCCTCGTTCTGCTTATCATCTTCATGGTTGCTGCCCCGCTTGCGACCGTCGATATCGCCGTCGATCTTCCGGCGTCGAACGCGCAGCCGCAGCCGCGGCCGGACAAGCCGGTCTATCTGACGGTGAAGCCGGACCTGTCGCTTTCCGTCGGGAACGATACCGTGGAGCGGAGCGCACTGCCCGGCGCGCTCGATGCAAGCACCAGCGGCCAGAAGGACACCCGCATTTTCCTGCGCGCCGACAAGCTCGTCCCCTATGGCGAGGTGATGCAGGTCATGAACATGTTGCGGGCCGCCGGCTACCTCAAGGTAGCCCTGGTCGGAATGGAGCAAGCCTCATCGCCATGA